The following nucleotide sequence is from Echeneis naucrates chromosome 17, fEcheNa1.1, whole genome shotgun sequence.
TCAGAAACTTGGCATCATACATGTCACGTACAGTTCTGTTTTGAGGGCGGGTCTGTTGGGCGACtatgggggggtggtggtgctgctgctgctgctgctgctgctgttgctgctgctgttgctgctgctgctgctgttgttgttgctccttCCGTTGTTTCATTTGCTGAGCTTCCTCCCTCTGAATCTCCAGCAAGGACTTGGTAACAACTGGCTGTTTGGCCACATTGCCCCAACCAGACAGTTTAGCTTGAGGCTGCTGAGCCTGCTGcagagcctgctgctgctgtagcttcAGGAGCTCTTGTTGCTGACGGCGCTGCTATGGGTTGTGGAAGAACCAACAGTCATGATGGGAATTAGTTGTAGTGTAGTGTAGAgccagttgtgttgttgtataaataaaacatttgatgcAACCCCTCCCAGAAAAAATGCTCAATTCAAACAGCACTGCTCACAAACAGATGTACTAATACACTGCTGGTGATAGAATCGCTTAGCATAACTAACTACTGTTTGCTGTCCTTACCTCTTCCCGTGCCTGTcgttctctctcctcttccagtTTCTGGATTTCGGCCAGTGACAGGGCATTCTGAGTTTGGTTTATGGCACTGGCTGCCTGTTGGCCCCACTTTGAGGAGGATGGAAGCTACAAAAGAGGgggaaaagttttttgttgtcattttttaacTTATAGTGAACTTTTGCTGATGAACCCATTGACCTTACTTTCATTTGTGcaagttgctgctgctgttgctgctgctgttgaagtcTCCTGAGGGCctcttgttgctgctgtctctgtctttgtagcTCCTGCTGTCTCTGGGCTTCTTGTTCTCTCCGTTTCTGCTCCTCCTGTTGCTGTTGGgcaacaacagctgctgctgcagcagctgctgcctcctcctctgctcgCTTCTCCTCCTCACGTCTCCTCAATGCTTCAAGTTCCTCCTGCTTTCGACGCTCCTCTTCCTGGTGAGGTAGACAACGTTGGATGTTAAGTTGACATTTCACAGGTCCAGAAAGGATGTTACATTTTAGACGTTTTCTTTAGCTTACCTGTTTGCGAAGGAACTCTTCTcgtttctttctctcctcctcttccctccgcCTCTCCTCTAGTCTTCGCAGAGCTTCCTCTTGtgcctgcctctcctcctcctctttttttctgcgCTGTGCCTCTTCTTGCTCTCGCTGCCGCCTCAAAGCTTCCTCCTACAGATTTACAACACTTGGTCAGCATTGATGTGAAACAATTCAGTATGCTTCAGATTGATGTTCAAAGCGTTTGACCTTTTGCCGTgccagctcttcttcttccaaGCGTTTGCGTTCCTCCTCTTGTCGAGCCCTTAAGGCCTCCTCCAACcgtttcctttcttcctcctctcttttggCTCTAATTTCTGCCTCACGCCTCTCCAACTCCAACTGTTGTAGGATAagaataaaaatgcattcacattatgttgtttttttaatctttatagGTGGAAAATCCCTGAAGTTGTTCTGTTCAACCTCATCTACCCTGCTTGGTACCTGTTAGCCTCCTAAAAAGATGAAATACTAATTCCATTTTACTCTTTTAAGAGACATTCATTAAACCAATTTACAGAAACCTATATTTGTTATAGTAACTCAAATATAATAACATGGATTTAATTCCACTAAGACAAGAGAAATTTTTAAATTAAGCAGAAACATTGTTTACCTTTGCAGCTTTTGACTTTTCTAACTGTTGCATCTGCTCGATGGTTGGAGCCTGTGCCATGGAGTCTATCGGTAAGTCCCACACGCTACTGCCATCCCATGCTGTTGGGTGACAGAATATGATGCATTACATCTACTGCAGCATGTttcttttctggttttgttttcatatgcaACACAAAAGCAAATCAGTCTTGCAAGAAGGCTGAAACTCACTGCTCTGAGCAGCTTGTTGGAGGTTTGGTGTGCAGGAAGCCTGAGAGGATGGGTTCTGCATTTCCCATACAGAACCAGAGTCTGGTACTGACAGGGACCGGGTAACAGGAGGTAGGAGGCTCTCAGACGCTCTACAATAAGACGAAcacataaacaataaatataatactCCTTTCATGCAAATACGGGGAAAGCTTAACTTTCAACTTTAAACACCTAAGTCatcacagggagacaaagatTCACAGATAGGGCTGATGGGTTTGTAGAATAAGTGTTAACCTTATTTTGAGTGCCTGGTATTGCTGTAGTAGCAGGTTGATCTGCTgttggtgttgctgttgttgttgaagaggagctgagctaagagctgcagctttctgcTGGGCAAGGGCCTGAGCATACTGCTGCCTGAAAAATATGAAGATAAGACAAAATTGCCAAAtagattaaataaatcaaaacacatacacataacggacttttctctttttgttctctgttgATGAATGTGATGACACTGCTTTTCACAGCTATGTGTCCTCTCTCCAAACAAAAATGCAAGCTTGACAGTATTCGTAAAGGGGTAAATCAGCTTTTCTTAGCGTGTTCATCTACATTTAGAAAACATGCATATAGTGGGCAGTTTTGGTAAAAATGTATATAAGCAGAGGAGGGGAGcaatcattttgattttgaggtCAAATATCAACTCCACCTTACATAAActaggatatatatatattaaaaaaaaaatgtcactccAGAGAGGGCTTTGGGAAAGTCAGTCATGTGAGTGTCATCAGACTGGGGAGTTCTGTACCTGAGGAGGTATTGATACTGGAGCTGCTGTAACTGGTAGAGGTTGAGAGCAGTGAGCTCCTGCTGCCTCTTTAACCTCTCTTGATCACCATCACCCTGCATCAGATCAAGTGATACAGCAATGAATACAATGAAAGCACAAGATAGCAACATATTTGatagacaaaaaaacaaaaaacaaccacccaaaaaaaacaaaaaacaaacaaaaaaaaaactttaagtCTGAACATTGATACTACTGAAGCTGTATCTTTACTAATTTAATATAGAacataaatttttttcatcGTCACTGAGAATTAACAACCTCTTCCATAACATACACAATCACATTCACTTGATTAAACTGCTAATATAATTGATTCAGATGCTTCTGttttcatattatttcataCCAGGATAGAAGACTTCAAATGTTTGGTCTTGAAAAATTCCTATGAGTGGAATTTGACACCACCTACAGGTCATTGCTAGTAGTGACAACTATTGTTGATTCCAAAAGCAAGCCTTTGTGTTCAAGAAATCCACTTGTGTCTAAGAGGCCACTTCCTGTGAATACATACCTgtagaggaggaggtgcaggGCCTGGGGTGAAAGGTACTCGCCCCCATATCTTCATGATTTCTCCAAGTGGTTGAAAGACTTCATCACATCCTCTTTTAACTAGTAGAGACACTGTGAAGTAACCGGCTTGAAACCACTCAGTCATCTCCTGGTTACTGAATGGAcctaagtttaaaaaaaaaaaaaaaaaggaagtttaaaaaaaatgtatctataAAACCACATTTTGATCACATAAGATCTTTTCCAGTCTCACCCTGTATCTCCCCCTGGGGGTCTTTGTAGAACCATTTAAGAGCAGCTTCGTGGGTAAGCGGCAGCCCTGCAGGCTTGGGCTTCTCTGAAGTCTTTGCTGCAAGTCTGTCATCATCCACTACACCGTCCTGTAGGTATGCTACCATCTTTTCTGCCTCctaaaaaggacatttttaaactTATACATTATTTACCCTTTTAAAAATCAAGAGTACCGAACATAACAGAGATTAATGACCAACTAATAATTGGTGTTGACTTTTTTTTGACTGTTTGCTAATCTTGGCGCCAAGGATGGTCGTTTCTTTGGTGTCACTATATTCACGATATGATGTCCTCTACAATAAACAAAAGATTGTATAAGTTCCTTATAAGTATGTTGAATAAgtcttaaagaaagaaaagtgatgtTCAAAGACTTACCTGTTCAAAGTGTTTCAGGCCCTCGTCCTCGTCTGTATCATGTGGAACAGTGGTGGGCCTGCTAATAGGTGCCAACATACTTGAAGGGAAAGGCAAAGGATTGTTCATCACAACAGGAACTTCCATGGGCTTTTGCTGGGGTAGCTGAATGCTGGGTGATGGAGCAGGTACTTCTGCACACAGTAGGCAGATTAGTGAGGTTTCATTCTATGTAAAGCGTTAATGCTAGTTGAGTCTTTCTATTTACTGTGATTTGAAGAAATAAATCCCACCTGGAAGCGTGGCAGAAATGTGGGTCATGGGTAGTGATTCCAGCATGCTGTTAGACATGGGAACGTGCAGGGGTACTTTGCAGGGCTCGGGCGGGTGTTCATGGGGTTGCTGCCGCTCAGCTGGcctctcattttcttctgttctgcTGGGCTGGTTGGGGGAATGGGACTGGGCTGAGGCCTGAGACTCTGGAACTGGGGGAGCAACAGGTGGAGCCTCCTCAGACACTCTGGCCAAttcttttgaatgaatgaatgaatgaataaataaataaataaataaatgccttGCAGCTGCATGTCTCCATCAAATAACAAAGTCGCTTTTAGTGTGATCATAATCACTCCTTCCTAACTTACAGCATGGAAAAACAGCATGATGTGTTTTAGCAAAACATCATGTTGTTAAAGTGAAGTTGACTTCAACCATATGGATATAAAACATATAATCTTGTGTAAAACTGTCTAATAATTAGCATAAAAAATTATGCAGGAGGCACTGTGACCTTGACCTCTTTATCCAACAATATCTAGACAGTCCATTCCTGAGCATAAGTGAAGAACAATGCCAGGTTTCAATTTTTCAGGTTTCTCTAAGTTTTTGTGTTCAAAAGGCAAAACTCTGTTTTGAGGTCAATTTCATGTTGATCATCACAAATCAAGTAAGTTCATTGTTCAATTCAAGCAAATATTTATGCCCAGTTAAAACTAATTCCCTCAAGGTGTTGCTCAAGTATCACAGTCACAAATAAGACATGTATTTTGATGGACAACCTCATAACACAGTGCCTGTCGCACTGGGTATTGCAGATGCAGGGGCATAAGAACACAATGTCAAAAAGATGAGATGGGACCATAACCAGTTTCAAGAGTTTTCTCCTAAagatttttctctcctttttaaatCCCATTTCATGCTCTACACGGTCATTACAGCAGCGGAATAGTGTAGATGACAGTAAATACACCATTCAGCTAAACGGCTGGGTGCTCAGGTGGTCTtttcttagtgctgcttttcaGTAGCTGAACTTCAAATTCTAATGTTGAGCAATGCCGCTTCACTTAAAAAAATCCTCTTGAAGCAACTGACCTTTCCGGTCAATTTCTCTCTTGGtctccatttctgtttctttggtcTCCTTGGgactgtcctcctcctccaggccTTCTTCACACTCTTCCAGGGGTTTGAAATCAAGTTCTGCCTCTTCCAGGATTGGCTCCTTAGAGGCCTTCTGACAACagacataaagagaaaaaaaaaaaaaaaccaatgcAGCAGTTTGACAATGGGATCATCCCCTTATGCTTTCAATTTTTAAAGGCAGGGTGATTAACTGCTTCATAATATCTTGTGAAAACAAGCCATGCTTAAAAATTTATGGCACAGCAACATTTTATATTGGCACTCCCCTCAGGTCTCCACTTACTTTGAGAGATAAAAAGGCCCCTGACGAGTCAAAGGTACCCGCCTCTTCATCTGCATCCTCCAGACACCACTCTGGCAAGCTGTCCCTCTCATCCTCCAAGCTGCCACTGCCTGAGCGCGGCCTCCTGTATCCACGCTCGTCTTCCCTTGCATCAAATGGGAAACGTCGACGCTGGTCTGGGTGTTCCCGCCACCCTGCTGACCGAGGCCCATCTGGggagacaacaacaacaacaacaacaaaaaataaaaataaaacaaaataggAAAAGATGATTGTATAACAAATCTTTATCTCATGAAATGAGGCTTATTAAGATAGGCAGCCATATTTTTGGCCACAAGTAACACAACTGAACAAAGTTTTTATACATAGACACGTGATAGAAGCAAGACGTTGAAGCATCTTCAAATAAGATACAGAGATAAGTGTAGTGCACACAAGGGCAGCACTTTTTGCCcctctaaaattaaaaaatatatatttaataggCACTTTTGATAAccacaaaccagaaaaaaaaaaaaaaaaaaaaaaaaaaaaaaaaaatatatatatatatatatatatatataaaaacccTCTTAATTCAAATTGGTTGTACCTTTATATGAATTTGTGCACAATGAACAGAAACCCTTTCAATGTTTACAGGCTGTGACACAAAAATTAACCTTTTTTGAAATGggccacaaaacaaacatggtgGTACACCACAAATTCATTTATCTTTAGTAAATGTATTTGTggccacaaaacaaacatggtgGTACACCACAAATACATTTATCTTTAGTAAATGTATTGGTGATGTGGTCAGTTCTGTGCCCACCTGGGCTGGGGGGGCACCACCGGTCACTGTCCCGTCGAGAACCTGCCAGTCGCCAGCCCCCCTCATCATCCTCACCATTCTGATCATCACGAGAAGTACGCCAGTTCTCACTCTCGGAACGTGTGAAGTCGTGCTTCCTCTGGAGACCTGTCCCACCATCCTCATAGTTTCCTCTGACTGGAAATACAGACATACAGTCAAACTTAATGCTGACAATCAATTATAGACTAAGATTCATTTCCACTAACAATCAGAATTTCCTTTTGGTCAAAAATGGAGAAAACTTACTGTGATTCATCTGAAAATGTCCTGGGGCAGCATCTGTTGGGTTTacataattaaacaaataacaGATGTCAGCCACCCCTCTCACCTTTCAGCCAGTGAGTATATCACAAATTGATAATTGGatctgaatacatttttgtgaaAATTTAACACCAACCTGGGTCTTTTCGACCTGGCTTTTCAAACCTCCTATCTCCCCTAAtgataaaagcaaaagaaaaaccaccGTTGGGTAACTGGTTCTGAAAATATGTTTGCTACTGTAGCAAAAACTCAAATGAATATCTGCAAATGATCAAAataatgttatgtttttatgCCAAATAACAAATTAGGTTTTAGTACCTTTCTTCCCAGCTCTGGGAGCGATGCATCTCCCTTCCTCCACGGCCAAAACCTTCCACATCATCAAAACTTCTTTGGTAAaaccctccatctcctcttcccCGACCTGAAAGAGATCATAGCTTGAAGGGGTCTATcacaaaataattatattttccCTAACATTTGATCAGAAAAGAATTAGTTACTAACTTAATATAGAGAATATATGTTAAGTTGCATGTTTTTTCTATGCGTATGCTTGATATTACaa
It contains:
- the gigyf2 gene encoding GRB10-interacting GYF protein 2 isoform X6 — protein: MHRSQSWEERGDRRFEKPGRKDPDAAPGHFQMNHIRGNYEDGGTGLQRKHDFTRSESENWRTSRDDQNGEDDEGGWRLAGSRRDSDRWCPPSPDGPRSAGWREHPDQRRRFPFDAREDERGYRRPRSGSGSLEDERDSLPEWCLEDADEEAGTFDSSGAFLSLKKASKEPILEEAELDFKPLEECEEGLEEEDSPKETKETEMETKREIDRKELARVSEEAPPVAPPVPESQASAQSHSPNQPSRTEENERPAERQQPHEHPPEPCKVPLHVPMSNSMLESLPMTHISATLPEVPAPSPSIQLPQQKPMEVPVVMNNPLPFPSSMLAPISRPTTVPHDTDEDEGLKHFEQEAEKMVAYLQDGVVDDDRLAAKTSEKPKPAGLPLTHEAALKWFYKDPQGEIQGPFSNQEMTEWFQAGYFTVSLLVKRGCDEVFQPLGEIMKIWGRVPFTPGPAPPPLQGDGDQERLKRQQELTALNLYQLQQLQYQYLLRQQYAQALAQQKAAALSSAPLQQQQQHQQQINLLLQQYQALKIRASESLLPPVTRSLSVPDSGSVWEMQNPSSQASCTPNLQQAAQSTWDGSSVWDLPIDSMAQAPTIEQMQQLEKSKAAKLELERREAEIRAKREEEERKRLEEALRARQEEERKRLEEEELARQKEEALRRQREQEEAQRRKKEEEERQAQEEALRRLEERRREEEERKKREEFLRKQEEERRKQEELEALRRREEEKRAEEEAAAAAAAAVVAQQQQEEQKRREQEAQRQQELQRQRQQQQEALRRLQQQQQQQQQLAQMKLPSSSKWGQQAASAINQTQNALSLAEIQKLEEERERQAREEQRRQQQELLKLQQQQALQQAQQPQAKLSGWGNVAKQPVVTKSLLEIQREEAQQMKQRKEQQQQQQQQQQQQQQQQQQQQQHHHPPIVAQQTRPQNRTTSLSNSVWGSVNTGTCTNWGSDSSSIWGDTHNSNMGFWDEAVKEAVQQPPQTRKGSTQKNNKGNANLSNSLSGRANKKVEEEEKLLKLFQGVNKSQHDTFMQWCEQTLHTLNTANNLDVPTFASFLKEVDSPYEVHDYIRAYLGDTPEAKDFAKQFLERRAKQNTNQQKQAPQIQQQVLKQQQDSVWGGTGSSSLYQSNHTSGQQQRFETVTSGKKKKKQKMVRADPSLLGFSVNASSERLNMGEIETLEDF